One Parafrankia discariae DNA segment encodes these proteins:
- a CDS encoding dihydrolipoamide acetyltransferase family protein, translating to MTHRQFRLPDLGEGLTEAEIVRWLVEVGETVTINQPLVEVETAKAVVEIPSPFAGVLVERHGEAGTELAVGSPLLTIDEPGDEPATGPGSAAGNAVPNGAAALPVSRAGEAADVPGGPGAADLSSMAAGRTPMLVGYGPRSGDSGPRRRRRPRGLDASPPGPAAPAVTVAATAADTATVPGTVPPAGTTPPAGTTPPAGTTPPAGTVPPTGTTPGGAAAPVVPIGAAARGRVAAKPPVRKLARDLGVDLTSLAGTGPAGTISRADVEAAAREATPHVPAPTPVPVPTGAGSGTGATAVGGPRHPESNGHVETTRRVPGSIPPDAGFDDTDRIWRIPVTGVRRTMARAMVASVFSAPHATEFLSVDVTETMAARERIAALPDFAGVRVTPLLLVAKALLTAVRRHPMINSTWVGDPAGENAEIQVRERVNLGIAVAGPRGLVVPNIPDAGSRGLVDLARGLHSLTEAARADRLRPADLSGGTITITNVGVLGVDTGAPVLNPGEAAILALGAIRPAPWVHEGELAVRTVAHLALSFDHRVVDGELGSAVLADVAAVLADPVLALAWN from the coding sequence GTGACCCATCGACAGTTCCGCCTCCCCGATCTCGGCGAGGGGCTGACCGAGGCGGAGATCGTCCGGTGGCTGGTGGAGGTCGGCGAGACCGTGACGATCAACCAGCCGCTGGTCGAGGTCGAGACGGCCAAGGCGGTCGTCGAGATCCCGTCCCCGTTCGCGGGGGTGCTCGTCGAACGGCACGGCGAGGCCGGCACCGAGCTCGCCGTGGGCTCACCGCTGCTGACCATCGACGAGCCCGGCGACGAGCCCGCGACCGGCCCGGGGAGCGCGGCGGGCAACGCCGTGCCCAACGGCGCGGCCGCCCTGCCCGTGTCCCGGGCCGGCGAGGCCGCGGACGTCCCGGGTGGTCCCGGCGCGGCGGACCTGTCGTCGATGGCCGCCGGACGCACCCCGATGCTGGTGGGCTACGGCCCGCGCAGCGGTGACTCCGGCCCGCGGCGCCGGCGGCGCCCCCGCGGCCTGGACGCCTCCCCGCCCGGCCCGGCGGCGCCCGCGGTGACCGTCGCCGCCACGGCGGCCGACACGGCGACCGTGCCCGGCACGGTTCCCCCGGCCGGCACGACGCCCCCGGCCGGCACGACGCCCCCGGCCGGCACGACGCCCCCGGCCGGCACGGTTCCCCCGACCGGCACGACGCCCGGGGGCGCCGCGGCGCCTGTCGTGCCGATCGGGGCGGCGGCGCGGGGGCGCGTCGCGGCGAAGCCACCCGTCCGCAAGCTGGCGCGTGACCTGGGCGTGGACCTCACCTCGCTCGCGGGCACCGGTCCCGCGGGCACCATCAGCCGCGCCGACGTCGAGGCCGCGGCCCGCGAGGCCACTCCCCATGTGCCCGCTCCGACGCCGGTGCCGGTGCCCACAGGCGCGGGTTCCGGCACAGGGGCCACCGCGGTCGGCGGCCCCCGCCATCCGGAATCAAACGGCCACGTGGAGACCACACGCCGGGTGCCTGGGTCCATCCCGCCCGACGCCGGCTTCGACGACACCGACCGGATCTGGCGGATCCCGGTCACAGGCGTACGGCGCACCATGGCCCGGGCGATGGTGGCCAGCGTGTTCTCGGCCCCGCACGCCACCGAGTTCCTCAGCGTGGACGTCACCGAGACGATGGCGGCCCGCGAGCGGATCGCCGCCCTGCCGGACTTCGCCGGTGTCCGGGTCACCCCGCTACTGCTGGTGGCGAAGGCCCTGCTCACCGCCGTCCGGCGGCATCCGATGATCAATTCGACCTGGGTGGGCGACCCGGCCGGGGAGAACGCCGAGATCCAGGTACGCGAGCGGGTCAACCTCGGCATCGCCGTGGCCGGCCCGCGCGGCCTGGTCGTCCCGAACATCCCGGACGCCGGGTCGCGCGGCCTGGTCGACCTCGCCCGTGGCCTGCACTCGCTCACCGAGGCCGCCCGCGCCGACCGGCTGCGCCCGGCCGACCTCTCCGGCGGGACCATCACCATCACCAACGTCGGAGTCCTCGGCGTGGACACCGGGGCACCGGTGCTCAACCCCGGCGAGGCCGCGATCCTCGCCCTCGGCGCGATCCGACCGGCTCCCTGGGTGCACGAGGGCGAGCTGGCGGTACGGACGGTGGCCCACCTCGCCCTGTCCTTCGACCACCGCGTCGTGGACGGCGAACTCGGCTCGGCGGTGCTGGCCGACGTGGCGGCGGTCCTCGCCGACCCCGTCCTCGCCCTCGCCTGGAACTGA
- a CDS encoding alpha-ketoacid dehydrogenase subunit beta, translating into MAADPKVVIMGEDVGKLGGVFRITDGLQDRFGEDRVIDTPLAESAIVGTAIGLAMRGFRPVCEIQFDGFVYPAFDQIVSQLAKLHYRSAGRIRLPVTIRIPYGGGIGAVEHHSESPEAYFCHTAGLRVVTCSSPADAHLMIQQAVASDDPVIFLEPKRRYWEKGEVDTTALALLPAQEQLALHTARVVRPGTDATLVAYGPMVRTCLDAAQVAAEDDDRSLEVIDLRSLSPLDLDPVVESVRRTGRLVVVHEAPSNVSLSSEVAARVTEQAFYHLESPVLRVTGFDTPYPPARLEDHYLPDVDRILDAVDRSFGY; encoded by the coding sequence ATGGCCGCCGACCCGAAGGTCGTCATCATGGGTGAGGACGTCGGCAAGCTCGGCGGCGTCTTCCGCATCACCGACGGCCTGCAGGACCGGTTCGGCGAGGACCGGGTCATCGACACCCCGCTCGCCGAGTCGGCCATCGTCGGCACCGCCATCGGCCTGGCCATGCGCGGGTTCCGCCCGGTCTGCGAGATCCAGTTCGACGGCTTCGTCTACCCGGCGTTCGACCAGATCGTCAGCCAGCTCGCCAAGCTGCACTACCGCTCGGCCGGGCGGATCCGGCTGCCGGTCACGATCCGCATCCCCTACGGCGGCGGGATCGGGGCGGTCGAGCACCACAGCGAGTCACCCGAGGCGTACTTCTGCCACACCGCCGGACTGCGGGTCGTCACCTGCTCCAGCCCCGCCGACGCCCACCTCATGATCCAGCAGGCGGTGGCCTCGGACGACCCGGTGATCTTCCTGGAGCCCAAGCGCCGCTACTGGGAGAAGGGCGAGGTCGACACCACCGCGCTCGCCCTCCTGCCGGCCCAGGAGCAGCTCGCGCTGCACACCGCGCGGGTCGTGCGGCCCGGGACCGACGCCACCCTGGTCGCCTACGGCCCGATGGTCCGCACCTGCCTGGACGCCGCCCAGGTGGCCGCCGAGGACGACGACCGCTCGCTCGAGGTGATCGACCTGCGCTCGCTCTCGCCGCTCGACCTCGACCCGGTCGTCGAGTCGGTGCGCCGCACGGGACGTCTCGTCGTGGTGCACGAGGCACCGTCGAACGTCTCGCTGTCCTCGGAGGTCGCGGCCCGGGTCACCGAGCAGGCGTTCTACCACCTGGAGTCACCGGTGCTGCGGGTCACCGGGTTCGACACCCCGTACCCCCCGGCCCGCCTGGAAGACCACTACCTCCCCGACGTCGACCGGATCCTCGACGCCGTCGACCGGTCGTTCGGCTACTGA
- a CDS encoding acyl-CoA dehydrogenase, protein MGHYRSNLRDIEFNLFEVFGVDRTLGTGPFAEMDRDTAHEVLAELERVAVGPVAESFEDADRHPPTLDPATGTVTLPESFHRSFAAAQEGEWWRLYLPPHLGGMGAPPTIAWAASELILGANPAVFMYMAGPTFAAILEGIGTEWQKKFATWAIERQWGATMVLTEPDAGSDVGAGRTRAVEQPDGTWHIEGVKRFITSGDWDIPENIFHLVLARPEGHGPGTKGLSMFVVPKYMPDPETGAPGARNGAYVTNLEKKMGLKVSTTCELRFGEREPAVGWLVGDVHDGIAQMFRVIEYARMMVGTKAIATLSTGYLNALAFARERVQGADLTQASDKTAPRVAIINHPDVRRMLMQQKAYAEGMRALVLYTATFQDAVTLAAARGAADENAVRMNDLLLPIVKGVGSERSYELLASSLQVLGGSGYLQDYPIEQYIRDAKIDTLYEGTTSIQGQDLFFRKIVRDKGRALTTLFTQVQEFVKGEAGNGALRAERESLGAALDECQAMVGSMVGFLTASAQDKAQVYRVGLNTTRLLMSIGDLVVGWLLLRGADAALRGLDGSPAERDRAFYEGKIAAARWFAANVLPELRARRTVLEGTGLGLMEMSDEAF, encoded by the coding sequence ATGGGGCACTACCGGAGCAATCTCCGCGACATCGAGTTCAACCTGTTCGAGGTGTTCGGCGTGGACCGGACGCTCGGGACCGGGCCCTTCGCGGAGATGGACCGCGACACAGCGCACGAGGTGCTCGCCGAGCTGGAGCGGGTCGCCGTCGGACCGGTCGCCGAGTCCTTCGAGGACGCCGACCGGCACCCGCCGACGCTCGACCCGGCCACCGGCACCGTCACGCTGCCCGAGTCGTTCCACAGGTCCTTCGCGGCGGCGCAGGAAGGCGAGTGGTGGCGGCTCTACCTCCCGCCGCACCTGGGCGGCATGGGCGCCCCGCCGACCATCGCGTGGGCGGCCTCCGAACTGATCCTCGGGGCGAACCCGGCGGTGTTCATGTACATGGCGGGGCCGACCTTCGCCGCCATCCTCGAGGGCATCGGCACCGAGTGGCAGAAGAAGTTCGCGACCTGGGCCATCGAACGGCAGTGGGGCGCGACCATGGTGCTGACCGAGCCGGACGCCGGCTCCGACGTCGGTGCCGGCCGGACGCGGGCCGTCGAACAGCCGGACGGGACCTGGCACATCGAGGGCGTCAAGCGGTTCATCACCAGCGGTGACTGGGACATCCCGGAGAACATCTTCCACCTGGTGCTCGCCCGCCCGGAGGGGCACGGGCCGGGGACCAAGGGCCTGTCGATGTTCGTGGTGCCCAAGTACATGCCCGACCCGGAGACCGGCGCCCCGGGCGCCCGCAACGGCGCGTACGTCACCAACCTCGAGAAGAAGATGGGCCTGAAGGTCTCGACCACCTGCGAGCTGCGCTTCGGCGAGCGCGAGCCGGCCGTCGGCTGGCTCGTCGGCGACGTCCACGACGGCATCGCCCAGATGTTCCGGGTCATCGAGTACGCCCGGATGATGGTCGGCACGAAGGCGATCGCCACGCTGTCCACCGGGTACCTCAACGCGCTGGCCTTCGCCCGCGAGCGGGTCCAGGGCGCGGACCTGACCCAGGCGTCGGACAAGACCGCGCCGCGGGTGGCCATCATCAACCATCCCGACGTGCGCCGGATGCTCATGCAGCAGAAGGCCTACGCGGAGGGGATGCGCGCCCTCGTGCTGTACACCGCCACCTTCCAGGACGCCGTCACGCTGGCGGCGGCCCGCGGCGCGGCGGACGAGAACGCGGTCCGGATGAACGACCTGCTGCTCCCGATCGTGAAGGGCGTCGGCTCGGAGCGCTCGTACGAGCTGCTGGCGAGCTCGCTACAGGTCCTCGGCGGCTCCGGCTACCTGCAGGACTACCCGATCGAGCAGTACATCCGCGACGCGAAGATCGACACCCTGTACGAGGGCACGACGTCGATCCAGGGCCAGGACCTCTTCTTCCGGAAGATCGTCCGGGACAAGGGGCGGGCGCTGACCACGCTGTTCACGCAGGTCCAGGAGTTCGTGAAGGGCGAGGCCGGCAACGGCGCGCTGCGCGCGGAGCGGGAGTCGCTGGGCGCGGCGCTCGACGAGTGCCAGGCCATGGTCGGGTCGATGGTCGGGTTCCTCACCGCCTCGGCCCAGGACAAGGCCCAGGTCTACCGGGTCGGGCTGAACACCACGCGGCTGCTGATGAGCATCGGCGACCTCGTCGTCGGCTGGCTGTTGCTGCGCGGTGCCGACGCGGCGCTGCGCGGGCTGGACGGCTCCCCGGCCGAGCGCGACCGGGCGTTCTACGAGGGCAAGATCGCGGCCGCCCGCTGGTTCGCGGCCAACGTCCTGCCCGAGCTGCGCGCGCGCCGAACCGTGCTGGAGGGCACCGGCCTCGGGCTGATGGAGATGTCCGACGAGGCCTTCTGA
- a CDS encoding patatin-like protein, whose amino-acid sequence MTEGRVAAADESDDGSTQEVRLAVVMTGGASLAVWMGGVAREINLLTSTSAHRDRAADAGHDGAAGREADSTGSAGTDAADGGAADGGARGLSAADAAAASRWAALLGILDVEVSVDVLAGASAGGINAALLGYANAHDADLGPLRDLWITLGSLRELMRRPDERRFPSMLRGDAVVLPALRTALRGLETRPAVAPAAAARRARPARTVRPTSVFITTTILRGEAAHWSDDLGGIVRDLDHRGLFVFGEDDLTDPEAANRLALAARASSAFPGAFEPTYVPVRSSPDADHPDMADYVNAASGFYGSDGGILVNRPIGPALQEIFDRPAHGRQVRRVLAYVVPAPNPPDGAEDHTAPGRRGGSTPMVTETLLGALGAALNQSIASDLRRIRDHNEAVRGVRASRRGLFRLAPAGGPRLADEGVYEAYRHREAERAADAVLSALDRIVTDTNVGSTVGTSAGPGSSAQGSSVPGSPVPGSPTPGSGSAAGGTVPADAAALLADPVGRTDLRATAVAAALAESPDRLPGPDDLGELWRLGRPAVDAAKGILISMINEAYVLSADPADRTALATLAREVHAAVVAPRERAGAHLLPLPSTPANRGEFTVVRHTLRDLAGASSAAVVAEATRRWLRGAGDEETSRTDLTLAWSTLGSVTENLRGLLTGILARSAPARTAATDDPTDHTDHGGPTHRDGPTHRDGSTHRDGQDKNRPFGPAALIAPGPRTHANGLSLAGRRRVAARTLRDFVGYLPTRRTRAALALLDLHLVTHALTGGDVVDQPVELVQVSADIRCDLDPSRASADRKLTGLQLGNFGAFAKSSWRASDWMWGRLDGAAWLARILLDPRRLVHLRDAAAPDTRPGARSNTQADAQADKRPPEGAATWLTGFLELLATVAASPAPADVRAELAWLDDPDAAVPAALPETAAWVAAGIQREIAAGELTSVADAVRADIAGAGAGSAPTREFLAAMAPAPAGPRPATATTGPAPAGLDPADAARALRACRVSDERLTDRANSPILAATVAQALAVLTGWLASLPALPRPLRPAVSAVRAVTRVAYALVDDVTRGRRRATIALGAGLLAAGLAGALTLSGPSGGVGLLVAVTGLLLISLTGWRVLPAGLAVVGAAGLAAVAAAGVIPVVGDHLFPWLHDDALPYLADHPCAWAAVFGLLMLPPVWSLADLLRPRRRSRNHPAR is encoded by the coding sequence ATGACGGAGGGCAGGGTGGCGGCCGCCGACGAGTCCGACGACGGGTCGACCCAGGAGGTCAGGCTCGCGGTCGTGATGACCGGCGGCGCGAGCCTGGCGGTGTGGATGGGCGGCGTCGCCCGGGAGATCAACCTCCTGACCAGCACCTCCGCGCACCGCGACCGCGCCGCGGATGCCGGTCACGACGGCGCGGCCGGGAGGGAAGCGGACAGCACCGGATCGGCCGGCACCGACGCGGCCGACGGCGGAGCGGCCGACGGCGGAGCGCGGGGACTGTCGGCCGCCGACGCGGCGGCCGCGTCCCGTTGGGCGGCCCTGCTGGGGATCCTCGACGTCGAGGTGTCGGTGGACGTCCTGGCCGGCGCCTCGGCGGGTGGGATCAACGCGGCGCTGCTCGGCTACGCCAACGCCCACGACGCCGATCTGGGCCCGCTGCGCGATCTGTGGATCACACTGGGATCACTGCGCGAACTGATGCGCCGCCCGGACGAACGACGGTTCCCGTCGATGCTGCGGGGCGACGCGGTGGTGCTGCCCGCGCTGCGGACCGCGCTGCGCGGCCTCGAGACCCGCCCCGCGGTCGCGCCCGCCGCCGCGGCGCGCCGCGCCCGGCCCGCGCGCACGGTCCGTCCGACCTCGGTGTTCATCACCACCACGATCCTGCGCGGCGAGGCCGCCCACTGGTCGGACGACCTCGGCGGCATCGTCCGCGACCTCGATCATCGCGGCCTGTTCGTCTTCGGCGAGGACGACCTGACCGACCCCGAGGCGGCCAACCGCCTGGCGCTGGCCGCCCGGGCCAGCTCGGCCTTCCCCGGCGCCTTCGAGCCGACCTACGTCCCCGTCCGGAGCTCGCCCGACGCGGACCATCCCGACATGGCCGACTACGTCAACGCGGCCAGCGGCTTCTACGGCTCCGACGGCGGCATCCTGGTGAACCGCCCGATCGGGCCGGCCCTGCAGGAGATCTTCGACCGGCCGGCGCACGGGCGGCAGGTCCGCCGGGTGCTCGCCTACGTGGTGCCCGCGCCGAATCCCCCGGACGGCGCCGAGGACCACACGGCGCCGGGCCGTCGCGGCGGGTCGACGCCGATGGTCACCGAAACGCTGCTCGGGGCCCTGGGCGCGGCCCTGAACCAGTCGATCGCGAGCGACCTGCGACGGATCAGGGACCACAACGAGGCGGTACGCGGCGTCCGGGCGAGCCGGCGCGGGCTGTTCCGCCTCGCCCCGGCCGGCGGCCCCCGCCTCGCCGACGAGGGAGTCTACGAGGCCTACCGGCACCGCGAGGCCGAACGCGCCGCGGACGCCGTGCTGAGCGCGCTGGACCGGATCGTCACGGACACGAACGTCGGCTCGACCGTGGGCACGTCCGCCGGCCCGGGTTCGTCGGCCCAGGGCTCCTCGGTTCCAGGCTCGCCGGTTCCAGGCTCGCCGACTCCGGGCTCCGGGTCGGCCGCGGGCGGGACCGTCCCCGCGGACGCCGCGGCGCTGCTCGCGGACCCGGTCGGCCGGACGGACCTGCGGGCCACCGCGGTCGCGGCCGCGCTGGCGGAGTCCCCGGACCGGCTGCCCGGCCCGGACGACCTCGGTGAGCTGTGGCGGCTGGGCCGCCCCGCGGTGGACGCCGCCAAGGGCATCCTGATCTCGATGATCAACGAGGCCTACGTCCTGTCCGCCGATCCGGCGGACAGGACGGCGTTGGCGACGCTGGCCCGGGAGGTGCACGCGGCGGTCGTCGCGCCCCGCGAGCGGGCCGGTGCGCACCTGCTCCCGCTCCCGTCGACACCGGCGAACCGGGGCGAGTTCACCGTCGTCCGGCACACCCTGCGGGACCTGGCGGGGGCGTCGTCCGCCGCCGTGGTGGCCGAGGCGACCCGCCGCTGGCTGCGCGGAGCCGGTGACGAGGAGACCAGCCGGACCGACCTCACGCTCGCCTGGAGCACGCTGGGCTCGGTCACCGAGAATTTGCGCGGCCTCCTGACCGGCATCCTCGCCCGCTCGGCACCGGCACGGACCGCCGCCACCGACGACCCCACCGACCACACCGACCACGGCGGCCCCACCCACCGCGACGGTCCCACCCACCGCGACGGCTCGACCCACCGCGACGGCCAGGACAAGAACCGGCCGTTCGGGCCCGCGGCGCTGATCGCGCCGGGGCCGCGCACCCACGCGAACGGGCTGAGCCTCGCCGGCCGGCGCCGGGTCGCCGCCCGCACCCTGCGGGACTTCGTCGGCTACCTCCCGACCCGGCGGACGCGGGCCGCGCTGGCCCTGCTCGACCTGCACCTGGTCACCCATGCCCTGACCGGCGGCGACGTCGTCGACCAACCGGTGGAGCTGGTCCAGGTCAGCGCGGACATCCGCTGTGATCTGGACCCGTCGCGGGCGAGCGCCGACCGGAAGCTGACCGGGCTCCAGCTCGGGAACTTCGGGGCGTTCGCGAAGTCGTCCTGGCGGGCCAGCGACTGGATGTGGGGCCGGCTGGACGGCGCCGCCTGGCTGGCCCGCATCCTGCTCGACCCGCGCCGCCTGGTCCACTTACGCGACGCCGCCGCGCCGGACACGCGACCGGGCGCGCGGTCGAACACGCAGGCGGACGCACAGGCGGACAAGCGACCGCCGGAGGGCGCCGCGACCTGGCTCACCGGGTTCCTGGAGCTGCTGGCGACCGTCGCGGCCAGCCCCGCCCCGGCGGACGTCCGCGCCGAGCTCGCCTGGCTCGACGACCCGGACGCGGCCGTGCCGGCCGCCCTGCCCGAGACCGCGGCCTGGGTCGCCGCCGGGATCCAGCGCGAGATCGCCGCCGGTGAGCTGACCAGCGTCGCCGACGCCGTCCGGGCGGACATCGCGGGTGCCGGGGCCGGCTCCGCGCCCACCCGGGAGTTCCTCGCCGCGATGGCACCCGCGCCGGCCGGACCCCGTCCCGCGACCGCGACCACAGGCCCGGCCCCGGCCGGGCTCGATCCCGCCGACGCCGCCCGCGCGCTGCGGGCGTGCCGGGTCTCGGACGAGCGGCTGACCGACCGGGCCAACAGCCCGATCCTCGCCGCCACGGTCGCCCAGGCGCTGGCGGTCCTCACCGGCTGGCTGGCGTCGCTGCCGGCGCTTCCGCGACCGCTGCGCCCGGCGGTCTCGGCCGTGCGCGCCGTCACCCGCGTCGCCTACGCACTGGTGGACGACGTGACCCGCGGCCGGCGCCGGGCCACGATCGCCCTCGGCGCCGGGCTGCTCGCCGCCGGACTCGCGGGCGCGCTCACCCTGTCCGGGCCGTCGGGTGGGGTGGGCCTGCTGGTGGCCGTCACGGGACTGCTGCTGATCAGTCTCACGGGCTGGCGGGTACTGCCCGCCGGGCTGGCCGTCGTGGGCGCCGCGGGGCTGGCGGCGGTGGCCGCGGCGGGGGTGATCCCGGTCGTGGGTGACCATCTCTTCCCCTGGCTGCACGACGACGCGCTGCCCTATCTGGCCGATCACCCCTGCGCGTGGGCGGCCGTCTTCGGCCTGCTGATGCTCCCGCCGGTGTGGTCACTGGCCGACCTCCTGCGTCCGCGCCGGCGGAGCCGAAACCACCCGGCCCGCTGA